In one window of Helianthus annuus cultivar XRQ/B chromosome 17, HanXRQr2.0-SUNRISE, whole genome shotgun sequence DNA:
- the LOC110920962 gene encoding cytochrome P450 76T24, giving the protein MDYTTIFIFLSIFISFYTFITKSGHRKSTVAAPPPPPPGPYPLPIIGNIFKLGDKPHHSLAALSKTYGPLMSLKLGSTTMTVISSHKTAQEFFLKHDMSFSSRSIPHAATAHNRHEISMVWLPVGDQWRRLRRISKEHLFSVRQLDASQNLRKKKVHELLDYVHGCLESAKPVNVGQTATTTTLNILSNFIFSTDIAQYDSLSSQDFKDLVWGLMEVGGTPNLADFFPVLRPFDPQGLRKQACYYTGKLMAIFDQHISARIEARTKGLVDHGEGSSSKDLTDLLLDISQNEESSISIDDIRSLLFDMFLAGTDTTSSTLEWAMAELIHNPAKMSKARSELMEILGDENKSVEESDIPRLPYLQAIVKETLRLHPPVTFLVPHKAITDVEIQGYMVRKDSQVLCNLWVMGQDPNVWSNPQRFDPERFLETGIDYKGHDFELIPFGAGRRICPGLPLAHRLLHVMLGSLIYKFEWKIDGGLSPQDMDMSDKFGFTLHKNLPLMAIPVKV; this is encoded by the exons ATGGACTACACGACCATCTTCATCTTTCTCTCAATCTTCATATCTTTTTATACCTTCATCACCAAATCCGGCCACCGAAAGTCCACGGTGGCCGCTCCACCCCCACCGCCACCAGGCCCATACCCGCTTCCAATCATTGGAAACATCTTTAAACTCGGGGACAAACCACACCACTCATTAGCGGCCTTAAGCAAAACATACGGGCCGCTAATGTCCCTTAAGCTCGGTAGCACCACCATGACCGTTATTTCGTCCCACAAAACAGCTCAAGAGTTCTTTTTAAAGCATGATATGTCTTTCTCGAGTAGATCAATCCCCCACGCTGCCACCGCACACAACCGCCATGAAATCTCCATGGTCTGGCTGCCCGTCGGCGATCAATGGCGAAGACTACGAAGAATATCTAAAGAACACTTGTTTTCCGTACGTCAACTTGATGCTAGCCAAAACCTTCGCAAGAAAAAGGTTCATGAGCTTCTTGATTATGTGCATGGATGTTTGGAAAGTGCTAAACCGGTCAACGTTGGTCAAACTGCAACTACTACAACTCTCAACATACTTTCAAACTTCATTTTCTCCACTGATATAGCTCAGTATGATTCACTTTCTTCTCAAGATTTTAAGGATCTTGTATGGGGTTTGATGGAGGTTGGTGGGACACCGAATTTAGCCGATTTCTTCCCGGTTCTTCGCCCATTTGATCCACAAGGATTGCGAAAACAGGCTTGTTATTATACCGGGAAGCTAATGGCGATATTCGATCAGCATATAAGTGCGCGAATAGAAGCGAGAACAAAAGGTTTAGTTGATCATGGTGAAGGCTCATCAAGCAAGGATCTTACGGATTTGTTATTGGACATCAGCCAAAATGAAGAATCATCGATTAGCATCGATGACATACGGAGCTTGCTCTTT GATATGTTTCTTGCAGGAACCGACACAACATCGAGCACATTGGAATGGGCAATGGCTGAGCTAATCCATAACCCTGCGAAAATGTCGAAAGCCCGATCCGAGCTCATGGAAATATTAGGAGACGAAAACAAAAGTGTCGAAGAATCAGACATCCCGAGACTCCCTTATTTACAAGCAATTGTTAAGGAAACACTTCGTTTGCACCCTCCGGTTACCTTTCTAGTTCCTCATAAAGCCATAACCGACGTCGAGATCCAAGGCTACATGGTACGCAAAGACTCACAGGTCTTGTGTAACCTGTGGGTCATGGGGCAAGATCCCAATGTATGGTCGAACCCACAAAGGTTCGACCCAGAGCGATTTCTTGAAACCGGAATCGACTATAAAGGTCATGATTTTGAGTTGATACCGTTTGGTGCTGGAAGAAGGATATGTCCAGGATTGCCTCTTGCTCATAGATTGTTGCATGTGATGTTGGGGTCTTTGATTTACAAGTTTGAGTGGAAAATTGACGGAGGACTGAGTCCACAAGATATGGACATGAGTGATAagtttgggtttactttacacAAAAACCTGCCCCTAATGGCAATCCCAGTCAAAGTTTGA